The segment CGGCCGCGTCCACAGGGGCCTCTGGGGTGGAATCCGTGCAGGGGGCAGAGGAGGCTTCGtcacaggggctgggggctgagctgGCCGGGGCTCCGGGGGGCTGGGCCTCAGGGCTTGCCTGTGGCTGGGCCCCAGCATCCAGCTGGCGCTGGGCCTCGTGGTTCTCctggggctgggccctggggttcAGCTGAGGCTGGACCAGAGAGTCTGACTGTGGCCGGGCCACGGAGTCCAAGAGTGGCTGGGCTGTGGGGTTCACCTGTGGCTGGGCCTCGGCCACTGGCCCTGGTGGAGTCTGATCCCCAGCGCCCGCTTGGGTCTGTGGCTCAGCCGGAGTGAAGCTGCCCGGCCGCTCCTCACAGAGAGCTGCGGCGAAGGAGGAGAGCATGGCGTGCAGCAGGGCCCGGAGGTCGGCACTGgccaggaggcagaggaagggacTGAGGCAGCTGTCGAGCAGGATCAGGTAGTCGGAGTAGACCAGGGCCTCCCAGAGCAGGTAGCCGGGGTAGATGTCCCACAGGAAGGCCAGGTACAGCAGCTGCGCCAGCTGGTAGGGCAGCCTCAGGACCACATAGGCTGACAGAATGGTCTTGGCCACGCGGGCAAAGCCTCGGCAGGCCGTGGACCCGGACTGCTGGCGGCAGGTTCTGCAGGTGGCAGCCTGGGTGAGCACGTGGCAGACGAGCAGCAGGAGGAAAGGCAGGAAACCCCCCAGGATCTCAAGCATCCGCAGCGGCAGCTCCTCGCTGTCCCAGAAATCCAGGCAGATGACCAGGTCGTACCACCAGACGGCAGCCTCGGGGAACACCAGCCAGGGCACGCTGAAGAGGGTGGCCAGCACCCAGACCCCGGAACAGACCCAGAGGGGCAGGCGGGCTGGGCGGTGCCCAGGGTACCAGCGAGGGCACAGCGCAAGCAGGCAGCGGTCCAGGCTGAGGGCTGTCAGCAGGAAGAGGCCGGAGGAGTAGGACACACCCCACAGGAAGTAGTAGAGGCGGCAGGCGGCCGTCCCCAGCGGCCAGTGCCCTCCATGCTGGATCTCCAGGATCTGGAAGGCTGCTGCCGCCAGGAACAAAAAGTCAGAGAGGGCCAAGCTGAGCAGGAGCAGGGCGAGCCGCGTACCCGCTCCCTGCCGGGCCTGCGAGCCGGCCAGCCAGGCCATGAGCCCGTTGGCTGGCAGCCCCAGGAGCAGCAGGACCACCAGGAAGACCGTGTCCCAGGCGCCCTGGGGGTAGTCCTCGTCGTCGAGCTCTGTGCGAGGCCCGCGGCCAGCGGCACCCAGGTTGACTTCCATAGCAGTGTCCATCTGAGGTCACCAGTGTCCCACTGGACGTGGAGTGGGTGCCTGGTGAATCAGTGAAGGCACGAATGgctgaaaagaagagagaggatgcTGTGCATCTCCATGCAAGTCGCTGTCCCTCTCTGGGCCAGCATCGTCACCTTTGGGGTAGTTGACCTTTGCCAGGGCCTTTAAACAGATTACCTCACCTAGTCCTCATACAATCCATTCTACAGGTAAGGAGAGGAAGGTTCAGAGgatcagtgacttgcccaaggtcagaggtAGGAACGTGGGCTCTAACCAGGACCCTAACCATTTTGCTAAATGGAACTCTTACTGCGCCCAAGCAGACCAAACCGGAGGCTTTCAGATATCTTTCAGTTAAAATATTATAGCAGAACTTCTATGTGAACTAAAACTGTGTGCTCAGGATAACGGAGGGAGAGCACTCTTAGGGCTCCAGGGAACACGCTCTACaaaccactagggaattccctggcggtccagtggttaggactccacactttcactgccatgggccccgTCTTcattcctggttggggaattaagatccctcaagccgcaCGGCGTGGCCCAAGAAACAAACCAAAGCGAAACAAAAAAGCCACTTGGTCAGAGCGTCACAGGCTCCTTTCAGTCGGTATCCTGGGTTCACATGTTTAAGATCGggctcccctggcggtccagtggttaagagtccactgcagggggcacgggttccatccctggtcggggaactaagatcccgcgtggcgtatggtgcggccaaaaaaagaaaaaaagattccaagAAGGAAGGGCTCACATCCCCTGGGCCCACCGGAATCTGAGGGTGGACAGGGAGTCTGGGGCAGACAGTGGCCCCCACTTGTCCCCTGGGGCTACTAAGTGGAAAAGGGGGCAGGGGACTCAGCCGTGCGATGCGGATGAGGGTGGCTGGGTCCCAAGAGGCTCACCGCCCTCACCCCACCTTCCCTAGACGGGGGAGGGTGGTTCCCTCTGAGGGTGGAGAAACTAGATGTCCAGGAAAGACTGGATCCTGCCACATGGCCCATGGCTCCAGCCACTTGACCCTTCAGCCTGCTtgtctccccacctccagggcCCTTACTCAGGCAGACCCCACACCGCAAGCTCCAGCCCCTCCTACTGGATCAGAGCCCTGGGCTCCCCTCGGGCCGGCTGGTGAGGCCTGGCTTACCTGTAAGGCGCAGGCTGCTGGCTGGAAGCAGCAGGGCGTGCCTGCCTGCGCAGAGGTCCGGCCGTCCGCACGGCCCCACGCCGGGGCCTGAGGCATGGCGCCCGGCGGCACTGAGGCGGCCGGTGTGAAACCCAAGCTGGGAGGACATCAATCATTCATGGGGCTGCTCGCCGGGAAACCCTAACCCCGGCCCAGTAGGGCCAAGTGACCAGCCAGGCCCCCCTATTCCTGACAGGGCTAGATGGCTGAAACCCCTCACCCTAGGTCCCTCCAGCCCAGGGCAGGCTCTGGGTTCCCCCAGGGTCCACCTCCTCCGAGGTCACCCCCATGACCTTCAATCATCTGTGATTCGAGGCCTCTATGGTCTGGCGTCTCTGCCTGAATTTCACATACACTCTGCTCCGGCCAGGATGTCGCCCACGTGGGGGCCACGGTGGACAGCTCACCCTCTCCTTGCCCACCTCCTAGCCTTTGCCCACACTCTTCCTCCTGCTTGAGATGCCTCTCCGTGTCCTCTCTCAGCTCAGCTAAATCCTGCCTATCTCATACAACTGGGCTGTCTTTGACGCTTCAGCAATATCGCCTCCGTCttatagatgaggcaactgaggcttagggaagtGAATTTGTTGGGTCTCCCAGCTCATAAGCGGCAGAGCTGGCGTCCAAAGCTCACTGCAGCCAACATGTCCTGGCGTGCTGTGCCGCTAAGGATGGTTCCCCTGACCCATCTGGCTCTGCCTTGGCCACTCCCAGGCAGAGGGCTGGGATTAGGGCCTGGGCTGCCTGCCTCACTTACCCTAATCCCCCTCAAGGCCCCGATCCCTGGCCATCAGCTCTCAGGCTGGGGGGTGCATAAGCAGCTTTATGGGTCCGGAGAGGCAGGGGTGCACGCTGGTGCTGCACCTCTGAGCCCTGTCACCCCTCTCCGCATGGCCACAGAGCAGGTGAGGGGACAGCATGGCCCAGACCCGCCCCCCGGACCCCAGAAGCCCCCTGTGGGGGTCATGGCTTCCAGTAGTGGTGCTGAGGGGTTCCCCTTGACCAGGAGGAGGGGCAGCAAGAGGGCGGAGGGGCTCCGAGGGTCCCGGAAGGGCACTGGCAGCTCTGGGGAGCAGACCCTCCCGCAGGGCCCCAAGGCCCAGGAGAGCAGCAAGAACCCCGCCCAGACTGGAGACGGGCAGGAGGGGCCCGCCTCTCGTCGCCAGTCCCACCGGCATCGTCCTGCCCCCCGGCACGATCCTGCTCAGAGGACATACGGGCCCCTGCTCAGCCGCATCTTTGGGAAGGTcaggtggggctggggcagggctgggggggctgggggtgaggttGGGGACTCATGGGCTCAGGCTCAGCCCACCGTGCCCCTTACACTcaggcctcttccagcttctgctcCAGACTCAGGAGCCTGGGCTGAGGGGCTAGAGTTTCTGAAGTTTGGGGGTGGCCTGGGCAGTGGACGGAGAGCTAgaccccaagcccagggatcTGTGGCAGCGCGGGGTCCCAGGACAGGAAGGGGGTCATGTCTTCTCCTGGGGCCCGCGGGACTTCAGCTGCCTTCTCCTGCCCTTGCGGGATGGGCCCTGCCCAGGCCAGcgtgggctggggctggaggagaaaGGGCGGCCAGAGCCCTGGCCGGCCCCAGGGACACACTGGACTATGCCCCTGCAGGACCGCGAGCTGGGCCCCGAGGAGCTGGATGGTGAGTGGCCCGTGCTGGCAACGGCGGGTGGGAGGCGCCCCAGAGCCTGGCTGCCTGCGCCTGACCTCCCTCCCCTGCAGAGCTTCAGGCTGCCTTCGAGGAGTTTGACACGGACCGCGATGGTTACATCGGCTACCGGGACCTGGGCGAGTGCATGCGGACACTGGGCTACATGCCCACGGAGATGGAGCTCATCGAGGTCTCCCAGCATGTCAAGATGCGAAGTCAGTGCTTGACCAcacctgcctggggctggggcggggcggggcggggcggtgcGGCCGAGCCACCTGGCTTTGCAGCCCGGTCCGGGTCCGGGTCCgggtcctctctgggcctcgtgGTTCAGGGGAACTGAGAGGTGGTGGGAGGTGGCTGTGGGGTGAGGCCCCGGTGACGGTGGCGTGAGGGGGTGACAGCTTCTAGGACAGTCTGACACTGGCCCCGGGGCGCAGGGGTCGAGGGTGACAAGGAAGGCACCGGGTGA is part of the Kogia breviceps isolate mKogBre1 chromosome 7, mKogBre1 haplotype 1, whole genome shotgun sequence genome and harbors:
- the GPR152 gene encoding probable G-protein coupled receptor 152, with translation MDTAMEVNLGAAGRGPRTELDDEDYPQGAWDTVFLVVLLLLGLPANGLMAWLAGSQARQGAGTRLALLLLSLALSDFLFLAAAAFQILEIQHGGHWPLGTAACRLYYFLWGVSYSSGLFLLTALSLDRCLLALCPRWYPGHRPARLPLWVCSGVWVLATLFSVPWLVFPEAAVWWYDLVICLDFWDSEELPLRMLEILGGFLPFLLLLVCHVLTQAATCRTCRQQSGSTACRGFARVAKTILSAYVVLRLPYQLAQLLYLAFLWDIYPGYLLWEALVYSDYLILLDSCLSPFLCLLASADLRALLHAMLSSFAAALCEERPGSFTPAEPQTQAGAGDQTPPGPVAEAQPQVNPTAQPLLDSVARPQSDSLVQPQLNPRAQPQENHEAQRQLDAGAQPQASPEAQPPGAPASSAPSPCDEASSAPCTDSTPEAPVDAAEPAASEGESPSSDPQEEAPGAGPT
- the CABP4 gene encoding calcium-binding protein 4, translated to MATEQVRGQHGPDPPPGPQKPPVGVMASSSGAEGFPLTRRRGSKRAEGLRGSRKGTGSSGEQTLPQGPKAQESSKNPAQTGDGQEGPASRRQSHRHRPAPRHDPAQRTYGPLLSRIFGKDRELGPEELDELQAAFEEFDTDRDGYIGYRDLGECMRTLGYMPTEMELIEVSQHVKMRMGGRVDFEEFVEMMGPKLREETAHMLGVRELRIAFREFDRDRDGRITVAELRQAAPALLGEPLVGPELDEMLREVDLNGDGTVDFDEFVMMLSTH